A genome region from Mesorhizobium sp. B2-1-8 includes the following:
- a CDS encoding DUF427 domain-containing protein: MQTSAATSEHDFRPLTIEPFAGTVTVRFSDAVVAATEHAKVVREEGQEPTFFIPFEDIYFDLFEKTNTTSSSPLKGTASYWRVHAVGSSADDFMWAYETPDTAALAIAGHGTFDPGKARIDVDPVEDQRHTPHVME; encoded by the coding sequence ATGCAAACTTCAGCCGCAACGTCAGAACACGACTTTCGCCCACTGACCATAGAGCCGTTTGCCGGGACGGTGACCGTGCGATTTTCCGATGCTGTGGTCGCAGCCACGGAGCACGCGAAGGTAGTCAGGGAAGAGGGGCAGGAGCCGACGTTCTTTATCCCTTTCGAGGACATCTATTTCGACCTTTTCGAAAAGACCAACACCACAAGCAGCTCACCGCTCAAGGGGACCGCGAGTTACTGGCGGGTCCATGCTGTCGGTAGCTCGGCCGACGACTTCATGTGGGCATACGAGACGCCCGATACGGCAGCGCTGGCCATTGCAGGTCATGGCACCTTCGATCCGGGAAAGGCGCGCATCGATGTCGACCCGGTGGAGGACCAACGGCACACCCCCCATGTCATGGAATAG
- a CDS encoding alpha/beta fold hydrolase gives MNLVSFCDTPLLRVAYLSGGPQDGPPVVLLHGWPDDATTYARISPVLHEAGFRTFSPWLRGFGQTSFLSKETMRSGEIAAMAQDVLDFADALGLSRFAIVGHDWGARIAYLLASIFPDRISCCAALSLGWQPGTPATPAPEQAKAFWYQWFMATARGAEFVRKNRKEFARFQWDSWSPLGWFDDAIFDEVAASFDNPDWPDVTLHSYRVRWGEAEPDARYAELARRQTSVKIITVPTLTLHGGDDRVVLTASSEGLEEHFTAPYKRVVLDAVGHFPTREAPHEVSRLLASFLDSFGS, from the coding sequence ATGAACCTTGTCTCATTTTGCGATACGCCACTGCTGCGCGTCGCTTATCTCAGTGGTGGGCCGCAAGACGGTCCGCCGGTCGTCCTGCTGCATGGCTGGCCGGACGACGCGACCACTTACGCGCGCATTTCGCCGGTCCTCCACGAGGCCGGCTTTCGGACGTTTTCGCCGTGGTTGCGAGGTTTTGGGCAGACATCGTTCCTGTCGAAAGAAACCATGCGATCCGGCGAAATTGCCGCAATGGCGCAGGATGTGCTGGACTTTGCCGACGCGCTTGGCCTCAGCCGCTTTGCTATCGTCGGTCACGACTGGGGAGCACGGATCGCCTACCTCCTGGCCTCGATCTTTCCCGATCGCATCAGTTGCTGTGCCGCGCTATCGCTTGGCTGGCAACCCGGCACACCGGCAACGCCGGCGCCTGAACAGGCGAAAGCATTTTGGTATCAATGGTTCATGGCAACAGCGCGCGGCGCTGAGTTCGTGCGAAAGAACCGCAAGGAATTCGCCAGATTCCAATGGGACAGCTGGAGCCCGTTGGGCTGGTTCGACGACGCCATTTTCGATGAAGTGGCTGCATCCTTCGACAACCCGGATTGGCCGGACGTGACGTTGCATTCCTATCGGGTTCGCTGGGGTGAGGCGGAGCCCGATGCGCGCTACGCGGAGCTGGCCCGCCGGCAAACATCGGTCAAGATCATCACGGTGCCGACCTTGACGCTTCATGGTGGCGACGACCGTGTCGTACTGACCGCATCCTCGGAAGGACTGGAGGAGCATTTCACGGCGCCCTACAAACGAGTGGTCCTGGACGCGGTCGGGCACTTCCCGACACGTGAGGCTCCACACGAGGTTTCGAGGCTGTTGGCGAGCTTTCTCGATAGTTTCGGCAGCTGA
- a CDS encoding DUF1772 domain-containing protein: protein MRVLMVFTLLLVAIATALSLAHALELPGKMRLKEATYKAVQTIYYPGFTIGGFSEIGGILALAILLYLTPSASTRFWWTLASLIFLAAQHATYWLVTHPVNNFWVKDVAMSRSGAAFFSIFARKQDGDWRDFRNIWEMSHVIRASLAMSSLTSIAVAATLFADG, encoded by the coding sequence ATGCGCGTTTTGATGGTTTTCACGCTCCTGCTGGTCGCAATCGCAACGGCGCTCTCGCTTGCACATGCATTGGAGCTACCGGGCAAAATGCGCCTGAAAGAGGCGACCTACAAGGCAGTGCAGACGATCTACTATCCCGGCTTCACGATTGGCGGTTTTTCCGAAATCGGAGGCATCCTCGCGCTTGCCATCCTGCTCTATTTGACGCCTTCTGCAAGTACTCGGTTCTGGTGGACGCTCGCGTCGCTGATTTTCCTGGCGGCGCAACACGCGACCTATTGGCTGGTCACGCATCCCGTCAATAATTTCTGGGTGAAGGACGTCGCCATGTCGAGATCGGGCGCGGCGTTTTTCTCCATATTCGCTCGGAAGCAAGATGGTGATTGGAGAGATTTCCGGAATATCTGGGAGATGTCGCACGTCATCAGGGCAAGCCTTGCAATGTCGAGCCTGACCTCGATCGCCGTTGCGGCAACGCTTTTTGCGGATGGCTGA
- a CDS encoding TrmH family RNA methyltransferase, with protein MSNNSNTPKDTHYAKLRRAFRDEKSGGAPAFRQRQPVPPGENAGDGLVRLYGLHTVRAALDNPRRRIKKMLVTRNAAERLEIGDLAALPFKAELVEPRDIDKVTGSDAVHQGVLIEAEPLKPKRLDALGDTRLVLVLDQVTDPHNVGAILRSAVAFGAGALITTARHSPQESGVLAKSASGALEHIDQIEVRNLANALGQLHEAGFQTIGLDSDGPAELETSFAGEKIALVLGAEGKGLRQKTRETVTTLARLDMPGAIRSLNVSNAAAVSLYAARAFLKRG; from the coding sequence ATGAGCAACAATTCCAATACCCCGAAAGACACCCACTACGCCAAGCTGCGCCGCGCCTTTCGCGACGAGAAAAGCGGCGGCGCACCGGCGTTCAGGCAGCGCCAACCCGTGCCACCAGGCGAGAACGCCGGGGATGGCCTGGTGCGACTTTATGGCCTGCACACCGTGCGAGCGGCACTCGATAATCCGCGCCGCCGGATCAAGAAAATGCTGGTGACGCGCAATGCGGCCGAACGGCTCGAGATCGGCGATCTCGCCGCCCTGCCATTCAAGGCTGAACTGGTCGAACCCAGGGACATCGACAAAGTCACCGGCTCGGACGCGGTGCATCAGGGCGTGCTGATCGAGGCGGAGCCACTGAAGCCGAAGCGTCTCGACGCACTCGGCGACACCAGGCTGGTGCTGGTGCTCGACCAGGTCACCGACCCGCACAATGTCGGCGCCATCCTGCGCTCGGCGGTCGCTTTCGGCGCCGGGGCGCTGATTACCACGGCCCGCCATAGTCCGCAGGAATCCGGCGTGCTGGCGAAATCCGCCTCCGGCGCGCTGGAGCATATCGACCAGATCGAGGTGAGGAATCTCGCCAATGCGCTCGGCCAGTTGCACGAAGCCGGCTTCCAGACCATCGGGCTCGATTCGGACGGGCCGGCGGAACTCGAAACGAGTTTTGCTGGCGAGAAGATAGCCCTGGTCCTCGGCGCTGAAGGCAAGGGCCTGCGCCAGAAAACGCGCGAGACGGTGACGACGTTGGCCAGGCTCGACATGCCCGGCGCTATCCGCTCACTCAACGTGTCGAACGCAGCGGCGGTGAGCCTTTATGCAGCGCGGGCATTTCTGAAGCGTGGCTGA
- a CDS encoding 2-hydroxy-3-oxopropionate reductase, translating into METIGFIGLGIMGAPMAGHLLDAGYSVIASDHRSKPPADLVAKGLKTVTGHAAVAKAADIIITMVPDTPQVAEVLFGENGVASGLSKGKLVIDMSSISPIETKEFAKRINDLGCDYLDAPVSGGEVGAKAASLTIMVGGEEQAFERAKPVFEKMGKNITLVGPNGVGQTTKVANQIVVALTIEAVAEALVFASKAGADPAKVRQALMGGLAASRILEVHGERMVKRTFAPGFRIELHQKDLNLALEGAKALGVSLPNTSTTQQLFNSCAANGGAKEDHSALVRALERMANFEIGKEAKESKGKAA; encoded by the coding sequence ATGGAAACCATCGGCTTCATCGGCCTCGGCATCATGGGCGCGCCCATGGCGGGGCATCTGCTCGACGCCGGCTACAGCGTCATCGCCAGCGACCATCGCTCCAAGCCGCCGGCTGATCTCGTCGCCAAGGGCCTGAAGACGGTTACCGGCCATGCCGCCGTGGCCAAGGCCGCCGACATCATCATCACCATGGTGCCGGATACCCCACAGGTGGCCGAGGTGCTGTTCGGTGAGAACGGCGTCGCCTCTGGCCTTTCCAAGGGCAAACTCGTTATCGACATGAGCTCGATCTCGCCGATCGAGACAAAGGAATTCGCAAAAAGGATCAACGATCTCGGTTGCGACTATCTCGATGCGCCGGTTTCGGGCGGCGAGGTCGGCGCCAAGGCCGCATCCCTCACCATCATGGTCGGAGGCGAGGAACAGGCGTTCGAGCGTGCGAAACCGGTTTTCGAAAAGATGGGCAAGAACATCACCTTGGTCGGGCCGAACGGTGTCGGCCAGACCACCAAGGTCGCCAATCAGATCGTCGTCGCGCTGACCATTGAAGCCGTCGCCGAAGCACTTGTTTTTGCATCGAAAGCCGGGGCCGATCCAGCCAAGGTCAGGCAGGCGCTGATGGGCGGGCTGGCAGCGTCACGCATCCTCGAAGTGCATGGCGAGCGCATGGTCAAGCGCACCTTCGCGCCGGGTTTCCGCATCGAACTGCACCAGAAGGATTTGAACCTGGCGCTGGAGGGTGCAAAGGCGCTTGGCGTGTCGCTGCCCAACACATCGACCACCCAGCAGCTATTCAATTCCTGCGCCGCCAACGGTGGCGCCAAGGAGGATCACTCGGCGCTGGTGAGGGCGCTGGAGCGGATGGCGAATTTCGAGATCGGCAAGGAGGCAAAAGAAAGCAAAGGCAAAGCGGCATAG
- the otnI gene encoding 2-oxo-tetronate isomerase: MPRFSANLSMLFGEHDFLDRFDAAARAGFKGVEYIGPYDHAPEVVAARLKKNGLTQVLFNLPAGDWAKGERGIAVLPDRVPEFRQGIAKAITYAQALGCQQVNCLAGIEPQDIARDTLENVFAENLAFAAEKLEQAGIKLLIEPINTRDIPGFFLNYSDQALALIDRVGSKNLFLQYDIYHMQIMEGDLARKIEANLGRIAHIQLADNPGRHEPGTGEINYPFLYDHIDRIGYSGWVGAEYKPKAGTEAGLGWFRELTGQGIAAA; the protein is encoded by the coding sequence ATGCCACGTTTTTCAGCCAATCTGTCGATGCTCTTTGGCGAGCATGATTTCCTCGACCGCTTCGATGCCGCCGCCCGCGCCGGCTTCAAAGGTGTCGAATATATCGGCCCTTATGATCACGCGCCCGAGGTAGTGGCCGCGAGGCTGAAGAAGAATGGTCTGACGCAAGTGCTGTTCAACCTTCCCGCAGGCGACTGGGCCAAGGGCGAGCGCGGCATCGCCGTGCTGCCGGATCGCGTGCCGGAATTCCGCCAGGGCATTGCCAAGGCGATCACCTATGCGCAGGCGCTTGGCTGCCAGCAGGTCAACTGCCTGGCCGGGATCGAGCCGCAGGACATTGCACGGGACACGCTTGAAAATGTCTTTGCCGAAAATCTCGCCTTCGCTGCGGAGAAGCTGGAGCAGGCCGGCATTAAGCTGCTGATCGAACCGATCAACACGCGCGATATTCCCGGCTTCTTCCTGAACTATTCCGACCAGGCGCTGGCGCTGATCGACCGCGTCGGCTCGAAGAACCTGTTCCTGCAATACGACATCTATCACATGCAGATCATGGAGGGGGATCTCGCCCGTAAAATCGAGGCAAACCTCGGCCGCATCGCGCATATCCAGCTTGCGGACAATCCCGGCCGTCACGAGCCGGGGACGGGCGAGATCAACTATCCCTTCCTCTACGACCATATCGATCGGATTGGTTATTCCGGCTGGGTGGGGGCGGAATACAAGCCGAAGGCGGGGACGGAAGCCGGACTGGGTTGGTTCAGGGAACTGACCGGGCAGGGAATCGCGGCGGCGTAG